From the genome of Nakamurella flavida, one region includes:
- a CDS encoding ABC transporter substrate-binding protein: protein MLASWVDQGFITDVMQNSAAASIGATLKIVTVDDGTYPAQASAAQKAGQAPDLIFWTAQGATALLASGVNLAPLDQYVASEDKAAFYEQDYQANTIDGKIMGLGFRCNCRGIVYHGDYAKAAGLTVPTTWSFDEFGQFAKALNVDDHIGFGFEAKTGDGRSSSNFLPLIWSTGASLVKGAPGSWEVGFTQDQMAQVMQFYYDSVHTWQSTPAEVGTWGYEQTDGNFAKGLLASYSAGPFVYPQSKSYPQTLENLALAPLPNAGTPATFWEEHTLFIQGEGKQQDLAWKFIEAMRSEETQELIANRTGDAQLAVRKASNSSITDPFIKGFGDLLPTAVVPEPVAIAPIMNNAVLPAIQAVTLSDTPPADAAAALITAMQGELQTINSAG, encoded by the coding sequence ATGCTGGCTTCTTGGGTCGACCAGGGCTTCATCACCGATGTCATGCAGAACTCAGCAGCCGCATCCATCGGAGCCACGCTCAAGATCGTGACTGTCGACGACGGCACGTACCCCGCCCAGGCCTCTGCGGCGCAGAAAGCCGGTCAAGCGCCGGATCTCATTTTCTGGACCGCGCAAGGCGCAACCGCTCTCCTGGCCAGCGGAGTGAACCTGGCTCCGCTGGACCAGTACGTGGCGTCCGAGGACAAGGCGGCGTTCTACGAGCAGGACTACCAGGCCAACACGATCGACGGAAAGATCATGGGACTGGGCTTTCGCTGCAATTGCCGCGGCATCGTCTACCACGGTGACTACGCCAAGGCCGCCGGGCTGACCGTCCCGACGACCTGGAGCTTCGACGAGTTCGGCCAGTTCGCCAAGGCGCTCAACGTCGATGACCACATCGGCTTCGGGTTCGAGGCCAAGACCGGCGACGGTCGCTCTTCATCCAACTTCCTGCCCTTGATCTGGTCGACCGGCGCTTCCCTGGTGAAGGGCGCCCCTGGATCCTGGGAAGTCGGATTCACCCAGGACCAGATGGCCCAGGTGATGCAGTTCTACTACGACTCGGTCCACACCTGGCAGAGCACACCGGCCGAGGTCGGCACGTGGGGGTACGAGCAGACGGACGGGAACTTCGCCAAGGGGCTCCTCGCGTCCTATTCGGCCGGTCCGTTCGTCTACCCGCAGTCCAAGAGCTACCCGCAGACCCTGGAGAACCTCGCCCTGGCGCCGTTGCCCAACGCCGGCACCCCGGCGACGTTCTGGGAGGAACACACCCTGTTCATCCAGGGCGAGGGCAAGCAGCAGGACCTGGCCTGGAAGTTCATCGAAGCCATGCGGAGCGAAGAGACGCAGGAGCTCATCGCCAACCGCACCGGAGATGCTCAGCTCGCCGTCCGCAAGGCATCGAACTCCTCCATCACCGATCCGTTCATCAAGGGCTTCGGCGACCTCCTGCCGACCGCCGTGGTGCCCGAGCCGGTGGCGATCGCACCGATCATGAACAACGCGGTCCTGCCCGCGATCCAGGCGGTCACGCTGTCCGACACGCCCCCGGCCGATGCGGCGGCGGCGCTCATCACGGCGATGCAGGGCGAACTCCAGACCATCAACTCAGCCGGATGA
- a CDS encoding Ldh family oxidoreductase — translation MIERTLSLEQATEVGRRILSALGTPAAAADLVARSLAEANLCGHDSHGIIRLPWYASFVPDGRAVPDAEPMIVSQTPAVAVIDGRRCWGQVAAHLAIDVAMDKARSVGIGAVTVRSANHVGRLGEYVEVVAESGLVALMWCNADPSVAPFGGRSRMLGTNPFAVGIPADGDTPPVIVDFATAAVAEGKLRLDRVAGRSVAPGLIQDVQGRPSTDPEDFYAGGSLLPFGGHKGFGVAITVELLGGALSGNHVGFLPEYRWGNGVVLVVLDPAAFTDASAFADEIVRASRAVRDSPPADGVDHVMLPGDLERATRTERLNSGIPVPDGVWSQLEATAQEVGVRL, via the coding sequence ATGATCGAGCGCACGCTGAGCCTCGAGCAGGCCACCGAGGTCGGACGGCGCATCCTGAGCGCGCTGGGTACTCCGGCGGCGGCCGCGGACCTGGTCGCCCGCTCATTGGCCGAAGCCAACCTGTGCGGGCACGACTCGCACGGCATCATCCGCCTGCCCTGGTACGCATCCTTCGTCCCGGACGGCCGCGCCGTACCGGACGCCGAACCGATGATCGTCTCCCAGACGCCCGCGGTGGCGGTGATCGACGGACGACGCTGCTGGGGGCAGGTTGCCGCCCATCTGGCCATCGACGTGGCGATGGACAAGGCCAGGTCGGTGGGCATCGGAGCGGTCACCGTGCGGTCGGCGAATCATGTCGGTCGCCTCGGTGAGTATGTCGAGGTGGTCGCCGAGTCCGGTCTGGTGGCGTTGATGTGGTGCAACGCCGACCCGTCGGTCGCACCCTTCGGCGGTCGCTCCCGGATGCTGGGCACCAACCCGTTCGCCGTCGGCATACCCGCCGACGGTGACACCCCCCCTGTCATCGTCGATTTCGCCACCGCCGCGGTGGCCGAGGGCAAGCTCCGCTTGGACCGGGTCGCCGGTCGGTCCGTCGCGCCCGGCCTGATCCAGGACGTGCAGGGCCGTCCGAGCACAGATCCGGAGGATTTCTACGCCGGCGGGTCCCTCCTTCCTTTCGGCGGCCACAAAGGGTTCGGCGTGGCCATCACCGTCGAACTGCTCGGCGGAGCCCTGTCCGGCAATCATGTCGGGTTCCTCCCCGAGTACAGGTGGGGTAATGGGGTGGTTCTGGTCGTGCTGGACCCGGCGGCCTTCACCGACGCTTCTGCCTTCGCCGATGAGATCGTCCGAGCGAGCCGGGCGGTACGCGACTCGCCACCAGCCGACGGAGTCGATCACGTGATGCTCCCCGGGGACCTCGAGCGCGCTACTCGCACGGAGCGGCTCAACTCGGGCATTCCCGTGCCCGACGGTGTCTGGAGCCAGCTGGAGGCCACTGCTCAGGAGGTGGGCGTCAGGCTGTGA
- a CDS encoding SDR family NAD(P)-dependent oxidoreductase: protein MSTTIVDSSPGGTPAAASVAQTPAPADLIGRVAVVTGAAQGIGLAVAQRLRAAGAQVVGFDLAGADVTCDVGDSAAFEHCLQETAAQYGRLDILVNNAGLGTHTLPHELSDEEFTRVLRVNVGGCFFGARAAFAAMRGRGGSIVNISSIAGSTALGRGNFVYSISKAAIGQLTRELAVEWATAGIRVNAVAPCQVRTPGFAPLLQDQRLDAGHVGPRMLGGIPLGRLAEAEEIAAGVHFLASDAASFITGVVLPVDGGNLALNAGGTVGTLR from the coding sequence ATGTCAACCACCATCGTGGATTCGAGCCCGGGCGGCACCCCAGCCGCAGCTTCGGTCGCCCAGACGCCGGCACCGGCCGACCTTATCGGTCGCGTCGCGGTCGTCACCGGAGCCGCTCAAGGCATCGGCCTGGCCGTTGCGCAGCGGCTGCGAGCCGCAGGCGCCCAGGTCGTCGGCTTTGACCTGGCCGGTGCCGACGTCACTTGCGACGTGGGCGACTCCGCTGCGTTCGAGCACTGCCTGCAGGAGACCGCCGCACAATACGGTCGGCTCGACATCCTCGTGAACAACGCCGGGCTGGGAACCCACACGCTGCCCCATGAACTGTCCGACGAGGAGTTCACCCGGGTGCTCCGGGTCAACGTCGGCGGGTGTTTCTTCGGCGCGCGAGCCGCGTTCGCCGCGATGCGGGGTCGCGGCGGGAGCATCGTCAACATCTCTTCGATCGCCGGGTCGACCGCGCTGGGGCGTGGGAACTTCGTCTACAGCATCAGCAAGGCTGCGATCGGACAACTCACCCGCGAGTTGGCCGTGGAGTGGGCCACCGCCGGCATCCGGGTCAACGCGGTGGCGCCCTGCCAGGTCCGCACTCCCGGGTTTGCCCCACTGCTGCAGGACCAACGTCTGGACGCGGGTCATGTCGGTCCGCGCATGCTGGGTGGCATCCCCCTCGGCCGACTCGCTGAGGCCGAGGAGATCGCCGCCGGGGTCCACTTCCTGGCATCGGACGCCGCCTCCTTCATCACCGGCGTGGTCCTTCCGGTCGACGGCGGCAACCTGGCGCTCAACGCCGGCGGCACCGTGGGGACCTTGCGGTGA
- a CDS encoding alpha-ketoacid dehydrogenase subunit beta codes for MAGPLQRRRERERLERLARDFAVNAPNSATAGTGAEPEAQATYSTAYQAGMREEMIRDATIFVLGTDLYDRGGHFSQVKGLGPEFGADRVRDTPISEAAMVAAGVGAAMNGTRPVVDLNFIDFSYGAMDELVNQAAKVRYMWNRPVPLVVRATAGVAQGGAQHNNSLQSWFMGTPGLAVVFPSRPWDVKGLLKSALRGHDPVVFLMHKLLTGARGPVGGEDDVVPIGSARIVRPGRDVTLATYGYGVVLAEKAAAAVSGEGIDVEVIDLRTLAPLDVDTVAASVRRTGRALVLDEAPAVAGPAAEIAAAISDAAFWYLDQPVTRLTGRHSPIPHSPALIAGLLPDEAATVDALRRLARASGPEVAAS; via the coding sequence ATGGCCGGACCCCTGCAGCGCCGCCGAGAACGTGAGCGCCTGGAACGCCTCGCCCGGGACTTCGCGGTGAACGCGCCGAACTCCGCGACGGCCGGGACAGGTGCCGAGCCCGAGGCCCAGGCGACCTACTCCACCGCATACCAGGCAGGCATGCGCGAGGAGATGATTCGGGACGCGACCATCTTCGTGCTCGGCACTGACCTGTACGACCGGGGTGGGCACTTCTCGCAGGTGAAGGGGCTTGGCCCCGAGTTCGGCGCGGACCGTGTTCGGGACACTCCGATCTCCGAGGCCGCCATGGTGGCGGCCGGGGTGGGGGCCGCGATGAACGGGACGCGTCCGGTCGTGGATCTCAATTTCATCGACTTCTCCTACGGGGCGATGGACGAGCTGGTGAACCAGGCAGCCAAGGTGCGGTACATGTGGAACCGGCCGGTACCTCTGGTCGTTCGGGCCACCGCCGGGGTAGCCCAGGGCGGGGCGCAGCACAACAACAGCCTGCAGAGCTGGTTCATGGGCACCCCTGGACTTGCCGTGGTCTTCCCGTCCCGGCCGTGGGACGTCAAGGGCCTGCTCAAGTCGGCCCTGCGTGGTCACGACCCGGTTGTCTTCCTGATGCACAAGCTGCTCACCGGCGCCCGTGGGCCGGTCGGCGGGGAGGACGACGTCGTGCCCATCGGGTCGGCCCGCATCGTGCGGCCGGGTCGGGACGTCACGCTGGCGACCTACGGCTATGGGGTGGTTCTGGCCGAGAAGGCTGCAGCTGCCGTGTCCGGGGAGGGCATCGACGTGGAGGTGATCGACCTGCGCACCCTGGCACCACTCGACGTGGACACCGTGGCTGCGTCCGTGCGCCGCACCGGCCGAGCGTTGGTCCTGGACGAGGCGCCGGCGGTGGCCGGCCCGGCCGCTGAGATCGCCGCAGCGATCTCTGACGCCGCCTTCTGGTACTTGGACCAACCGGTGACCCGCCTCACCGGGCGGCACAGTCCTATCCCGCACAGCCCAGCCCTGATCGCCGGACTGCTCCCCGACGAGGCCGCCACCGTCGATGCGCTGCGCCGACTCGCTCGCGCCTCGGGCCCAGAGGTGGCAGCGTCGTGA
- a CDS encoding thiamine pyrophosphate-dependent dehydrogenase E1 component subunit alpha, translating into MTATSTTLPLPDVASADLREWLSTMVLVRTFEEAADGLALRGKIPGGMHPAIGQEAVAVGAARALRSGDIVTGTHRSHHHALAKGMSPAGVLAELYGKAGGSNGGRGGSMHLADFDLGLWGSNGIVGGGLGIALGAALGAEVLGSEQISLGFFGDGGANTGRVWEFTNLAAIWSLPLVIVCENNLYAVETISERVTGGGDITARAAGFGLPAHQIDGQDVVAVHRAVRDAAEQARSGGGPTFLEVRTYRYKGHDSGQVIRYRTEDEVQRWRTSRDPIENFTARLTDAGVLTADEMSTIVEQARRMVDAAVAFAEESPWPDPCSAAENVSAWNASPGTSR; encoded by the coding sequence ATGACCGCCACCAGCACCACGCTGCCCTTACCCGACGTCGCTTCCGCCGACCTGCGGGAATGGCTGTCCACAATGGTCCTCGTCCGCACCTTTGAAGAGGCGGCCGACGGACTCGCCCTGCGCGGCAAAATTCCTGGCGGCATGCACCCAGCCATCGGGCAGGAAGCGGTCGCCGTCGGTGCCGCCCGCGCTCTTCGCTCGGGCGACATCGTCACGGGGACCCACCGCTCTCATCACCACGCTCTGGCCAAAGGTATGTCCCCGGCCGGGGTGTTGGCGGAGCTCTACGGCAAGGCGGGCGGTAGCAACGGCGGCCGCGGCGGATCCATGCACCTGGCCGATTTCGACCTGGGTCTCTGGGGAAGCAACGGCATCGTGGGAGGCGGTCTGGGGATCGCTCTGGGTGCTGCACTCGGAGCCGAAGTGCTTGGGAGTGAACAGATTTCGCTCGGATTCTTCGGTGACGGCGGCGCGAACACCGGTCGGGTCTGGGAATTCACTAATCTGGCCGCGATCTGGTCGCTCCCGCTCGTCATCGTGTGTGAGAACAACCTCTACGCCGTCGAGACCATCTCCGAGCGGGTCACCGGAGGTGGGGACATCACCGCCCGGGCTGCAGGATTCGGATTGCCCGCCCACCAGATCGACGGCCAGGACGTTGTGGCCGTCCATCGGGCAGTACGCGATGCCGCAGAGCAGGCCCGTTCCGGGGGCGGCCCGACCTTCCTGGAAGTCCGCACCTACCGCTACAAAGGGCACGACAGCGGCCAAGTCATCCGCTACCGCACCGAGGACGAGGTGCAGAGATGGCGAACCTCGCGTGATCCCATCGAGAATTTCACCGCCCGCCTCACCGACGCCGGGGTCCTGACTGCCGACGAGATGTCCACCATCGTCGAGCAGGCCCGCCGCATGGTGGACGCCGCTGTCGCCTTCGCCGAGGAGTCACCATGGCCGGACCCCTGCAGCGCCGCCGAGAACGTGAGCGCCTGGAACGCCTCGCCCGGGACTTCGCGGTGA
- a CDS encoding 2-oxo acid dehydrogenase subunit E2, whose translation MQEIFIPVMGMAPDDVVLTNWAKAVGDPVQAGDVVVIVETSKAELEITAEVSGVLGRHLFADGDTVAPGTIIGAVLQPGEQSGEQVGAPSGDAPVTAVVDGAVGSAPISPPPAPLTFDGGAGVGGPARPFPVTAVADGAHGPVGRATAADGESRPRHTVSPRARRLASEAARSGVVPAAPRTSAAPPPPPPPVRRLPRSTAEDSLQDTTSDAVLDARSDSGSPHDRYRAAISAAVLRSWRDIPHFAVTRELRVGPVREAVERWRIILPGLTLTDLLLRALALAMLERERRTEMAIGLAVATDRGVAIPVLRDVLGLGMVELVDARRAAVSRARDGRLHPDDSLVPATTLSNLGAIGVDQFTGVIPFGQTSMLTVGRAVDRPVVDDGALAVACTMQATLNADHRSWDGMHAGQALDRLARLLADPGPLLIPSTPGRQPSEEESA comes from the coding sequence GTGCAGGAAATCTTCATTCCGGTCATGGGCATGGCCCCGGATGACGTTGTGCTGACCAACTGGGCCAAAGCCGTCGGAGACCCGGTACAAGCCGGCGACGTGGTCGTCATCGTCGAGACGTCCAAGGCAGAGTTGGAGATCACGGCCGAGGTCAGCGGAGTACTCGGCCGCCATCTGTTTGCAGACGGCGACACCGTGGCTCCCGGAACGATCATCGGGGCGGTTCTCCAACCCGGTGAGCAATCAGGAGAGCAGGTGGGCGCACCCAGCGGTGATGCGCCGGTCACGGCGGTGGTTGACGGGGCGGTCGGTTCCGCCCCGATATCCCCTCCCCCAGCGCCGCTCACCTTCGACGGTGGCGCTGGCGTCGGGGGGCCGGCACGCCCCTTCCCGGTCACCGCGGTCGCCGATGGTGCTCACGGCCCGGTCGGACGGGCGACGGCCGCTGACGGCGAGAGCCGACCGCGGCACACTGTCAGCCCGCGCGCGCGACGACTGGCAAGCGAGGCGGCACGGTCGGGCGTCGTGCCCGCCGCTCCCCGCACCTCCGCAGCGCCGCCACCTCCACCACCGCCGGTCCGGCGCCTCCCCAGGTCAACCGCCGAGGACTCCCTGCAGGACACGACATCCGACGCGGTCTTGGACGCCCGATCAGACTCCGGTTCTCCTCATGACCGGTACCGGGCAGCGATCAGTGCCGCGGTTCTTCGATCCTGGCGCGACATTCCGCACTTCGCAGTCACCCGCGAACTTCGGGTCGGGCCGGTGAGGGAAGCGGTCGAACGCTGGCGCATCATTCTGCCCGGGCTCACCCTGACCGACCTGCTTCTCCGGGCGCTGGCCCTGGCGATGTTGGAGCGGGAGCGGCGCACCGAAATGGCCATCGGCCTGGCTGTGGCCACCGATCGAGGCGTGGCCATCCCCGTGCTGCGCGACGTCCTCGGGCTGGGCATGGTCGAACTTGTCGACGCCCGCCGTGCAGCCGTGTCGCGGGCCAGGGACGGTCGGCTGCATCCGGACGACTCCCTCGTTCCGGCAACCACCCTGTCGAACCTCGGTGCCATCGGTGTCGATCAGTTCACCGGTGTCATCCCCTTTGGGCAGACGAGCATGCTCACCGTCGGTCGGGCCGTTGACCGCCCAGTCGTCGACGACGGTGCTCTGGCTGTGGCCTGCACGATGCAGGCGACGCTCAATGCCGACCACCGGTCCTGGGACGGGATGCACGCGGGCCAGGCGCTCGACCGGTTGGCCCGGCTGCTGGCTGACCCCGGACCTCTGCTCATCCCGTCGACCCCAGGACGTCAGCCGTCCGAGGAGGAGTCCGCATGA
- a CDS encoding FadR/GntR family transcriptional regulator has product MPGQGNRRQQFDPQEEIKQVILRRRSSAGAPIPTETELMAELGVSRTTVREALKGLQARGIVEVQHGRGMFVGRMSLDSLVDGLSFHGRLDQHRNDLSTAAELVDVREILESALITRVATMAEPRLLAALEATVDEMEAAVQQGRPIQHADRRFHEQLYSQLGNTLVLQLVQAFWDVLDAVRPQLPSGTSDPGADAAHHRAILDRVKAGDAEGARAAMTEHFRGTHEWIEGSLADAERDPA; this is encoded by the coding sequence ATGCCTGGGCAAGGAAACCGGCGGCAGCAGTTCGATCCGCAGGAGGAGATCAAGCAGGTCATCCTGCGGCGCAGATCCTCAGCTGGAGCCCCAATCCCCACCGAGACCGAATTGATGGCCGAGCTTGGCGTCAGCCGGACGACGGTCCGCGAGGCACTGAAAGGACTGCAGGCTCGGGGCATCGTCGAGGTCCAGCACGGCCGCGGCATGTTCGTCGGCCGCATGTCCCTGGATTCACTCGTCGACGGCCTGAGCTTCCACGGCCGGCTGGACCAGCACCGCAACGATCTCAGTACTGCTGCGGAACTGGTGGACGTGCGGGAGATCCTTGAATCAGCATTGATCACTCGGGTGGCGACAATGGCCGAGCCCAGACTGCTGGCAGCACTGGAAGCGACGGTTGACGAGATGGAGGCAGCCGTACAGCAGGGACGCCCGATCCAACATGCCGACCGGCGGTTCCATGAACAGTTGTACTCACAACTGGGTAACACCTTGGTCCTGCAGCTGGTTCAGGCATTCTGGGATGTCCTGGACGCTGTCCGGCCCCAGCTTCCCAGCGGCACCTCCGACCCCGGGGCAGATGCCGCACACCATCGCGCCATTCTGGACCGAGTCAAGGCCGGGGACGCCGAGGGAGCGCGGGCGGCGATGACCGAACACTTCCGTGGGACCCATGAATGGATCGAGGGAAGTCTCGCTGATGCCGAACGGGACCCGGCGTAA
- a CDS encoding ABC transporter substrate-binding protein translates to MIEPLISGPSGHRLSRRSLLKSASLVGAAALSTPLLGACGASDGVTSAGSTNTSAGGKTQVKIASWMQFEPGRKEAWAAVLDAFNAQSRTAEAVLVGWPFAQYANQVLTQVQAGGLDADLITAPPDLAARLFSLNQFLPATQAIDAAGVHPDEKLHSFVIKEGQFYGVSTVTVGFGLLYNEKVLEEAGLQPPTTPEEWVAQGQQLTVQPDRFGVLQANNMAEAGNFWFNLQNTVNAYDGLWAQGRTPLVTSDPVIKSLELFKTLYDSSMPKGLNDAQSMALMGDGRAAMGVLVSATVNVLKSGSPDVYPLMRSVAPPWAGKKATNRVHPISLYSGSNKQEAATEFLTWLLKPENMADLTMRSLDAIPPYPELEQVPAFQAYLKDLPWLPGYQDVTPVTPMDLMGDFITASDEFGNIVLTSFQQSLSGGVPVAESMGQAQTQLEALASRLT, encoded by the coding sequence GTGATCGAACCACTCATCTCTGGCCCGAGCGGACACCGATTGAGTCGGCGATCGTTGCTGAAGAGCGCAAGCCTGGTCGGCGCCGCCGCCCTCAGCACCCCCTTGCTCGGCGCTTGCGGGGCCTCGGACGGCGTGACATCCGCCGGTTCCACGAACACGTCGGCCGGCGGCAAGACGCAGGTCAAGATCGCCTCATGGATGCAGTTCGAGCCGGGCCGCAAGGAAGCATGGGCGGCCGTCCTGGACGCTTTCAATGCCCAGAGCCGAACCGCCGAAGCCGTCTTGGTCGGCTGGCCCTTCGCGCAGTACGCCAATCAGGTCCTCACCCAGGTCCAGGCCGGCGGTTTGGACGCCGACCTCATCACCGCACCACCGGACCTCGCGGCTCGGCTGTTCTCGTTGAACCAATTCTTACCTGCGACCCAGGCCATCGACGCCGCCGGCGTCCACCCTGACGAGAAGCTCCATTCCTTCGTCATCAAGGAGGGCCAATTCTACGGCGTGAGCACGGTGACCGTCGGATTCGGCCTCCTCTACAACGAGAAGGTCCTGGAAGAGGCAGGTCTACAGCCACCGACCACGCCGGAGGAATGGGTTGCGCAGGGACAGCAGCTCACCGTGCAACCCGACCGGTTCGGTGTGCTGCAGGCCAACAACATGGCCGAAGCCGGCAATTTCTGGTTCAACCTGCAGAACACGGTGAACGCGTACGACGGGCTGTGGGCGCAGGGCAGGACACCGCTGGTCACCAGCGACCCAGTCATCAAGTCGCTCGAGCTGTTCAAGACCCTCTACGACTCCTCCATGCCCAAGGGGCTCAACGACGCCCAGAGCATGGCGCTGATGGGCGACGGGCGCGCCGCCATGGGCGTGCTTGTGTCAGCAACGGTGAATGTCCTCAAGAGCGGCAGTCCCGACGTCTACCCCCTCATGCGGAGCGTCGCGCCACCGTGGGCGGGCAAGAAGGCGACCAATCGCGTCCACCCCATCTCGCTCTACTCGGGGAGTAATAAGCAGGAAGCGGCCACCGAGTTCCTCACCTGGCTGCTGAAGCCCGAGAATATGGCCGACCTGACGATGCGCTCGTTGGACGCCATCCCGCCCTACCCGGAACTCGAGCAGGTCCCCGCCTTCCAGGCTTACTTGAAGGACCTACCTTGGTTGCCCGGGTACCAGGACGTCACGCCGGTGACACCGATGGACCTCATGGGCGACTTCATCACGGCCAGCGACGAGTTCGGGAACATCGTCCTGACGAGCTTCCAGCAGTCTCTGTCCGGTGGCGTTCCCGTGGCCGAGTCGATGGGTCAGGCGCAGACGCAGCTCGAGGCGCTTGCCTCCAGACTGACGTGA
- a CDS encoding carbohydrate ABC transporter permease — protein sequence MSVTTAPPAPASEAPAPRRRGSRRRRVHWIAYALALPILAYESIFVLYPIVQGVQLSFTDAKLGAQQTTSVGLDNYDRLLSDPNFIKNVTTTLTYALGVVVVAVGCGLLTALLVNRKMRGRGLVRGLLMAPWAFPEIATVLIFIWVLNPTFGVVRLLTPWQDSGDGWLTSNPLAMFSIVLIATWKTFPFYSIVLLASLQNVPEQLQEAAKVDGATALQRFWHVTLPAIRPDLVLLALLAFIFAFRQFTLIWLTTGGGPGRDTETLVVAIYNTAFRFFDRSYGATLGVGSLIITLVVTLGFLAVQRRLDGRR from the coding sequence GTGAGCGTCACGACTGCGCCGCCGGCACCCGCCTCCGAAGCCCCAGCGCCCCGGCGTCGCGGCTCCAGACGCCGTCGCGTCCACTGGATCGCCTACGCGCTCGCGCTGCCGATCCTGGCCTACGAAAGCATCTTTGTCCTGTACCCGATCGTGCAGGGTGTGCAGCTCAGCTTCACCGACGCGAAACTCGGAGCGCAGCAGACCACCTCAGTTGGCCTGGACAACTACGACCGGCTGCTGTCGGATCCAAACTTCATCAAGAACGTCACCACCACCTTGACCTACGCGCTCGGGGTGGTCGTCGTGGCGGTCGGCTGTGGGCTGCTTACGGCTCTGCTGGTGAACCGGAAGATGCGTGGTCGCGGCCTGGTCCGCGGACTGCTCATGGCGCCGTGGGCGTTCCCCGAGATCGCCACCGTGCTGATCTTCATCTGGGTCCTCAATCCGACCTTCGGGGTCGTCAGGCTCCTCACCCCGTGGCAGGACAGTGGTGATGGCTGGCTGACCTCCAATCCGCTGGCCATGTTCTCGATCGTGCTCATCGCCACGTGGAAGACGTTCCCCTTCTACAGCATCGTGCTGCTGGCGTCGCTGCAGAATGTGCCAGAACAGCTTCAGGAAGCCGCGAAGGTGGACGGCGCCACCGCGCTCCAGCGCTTCTGGCACGTCACGCTGCCGGCGATCCGCCCGGATCTGGTCCTGCTGGCCCTGCTGGCGTTCATCTTCGCCTTCCGCCAGTTCACCCTTATCTGGCTGACCACCGGCGGGGGGCCGGGCCGGGACACCGAGACGCTGGTGGTGGCCATCTACAACACCGCGTTCCGGTTCTTCGACCGCTCCTACGGGGCCACCCTGGGAGTGGGCAGCCTGATCATCACGCTCGTGGTGACGCTCGGGTTCCTCGCGGTGCAGCGGCGGCTGGACGGCCGGCGGTGA
- a CDS encoding carbohydrate ABC transporter permease, which produces MTAAVGMRRPATAGTSARWARTALRTLLIVVVCLVVVFPIYWMAVAAVQPTASTLRYPPSLVPTSFDLSGFRDVFANLPILRWLSNSAVLAVVTTVITVVLSVLGGYVLSALYWPGKALFGLLLLVTQMMPEAVVIIPVFQLYNDLHLVQSLIALAFLHAAFVLPVGVWILRSAMDGVPAEVREAALIDGCGHVSVLRRIVLPLTVPAVIAVGIVAFFASWGEYLFAVTMISDSDKYPASVGLATLIGQLDTPVQQLLAGGLVYALPPVVLFVLVQRHIVAGLTAGAVKG; this is translated from the coding sequence GTGACCGCGGCGGTCGGGATGCGCCGTCCGGCGACGGCGGGGACCAGCGCACGCTGGGCCCGCACTGCGCTGCGAACATTGCTCATCGTGGTGGTGTGCCTGGTCGTGGTATTCCCGATCTACTGGATGGCCGTCGCGGCGGTGCAACCGACCGCGTCGACGTTGCGCTACCCGCCGTCCCTGGTGCCGACCAGCTTCGACCTGTCCGGCTTCCGCGACGTCTTCGCCAACCTCCCGATCCTGCGGTGGTTGAGCAACTCCGCGGTGCTGGCCGTGGTGACCACGGTCATCACCGTGGTGCTGTCGGTGTTGGGCGGGTACGTTCTGTCGGCGCTGTACTGGCCCGGCAAGGCGTTGTTCGGCCTGCTCCTACTGGTCACCCAGATGATGCCCGAAGCCGTCGTCATCATCCCGGTCTTCCAGCTCTACAACGATCTGCACCTGGTGCAGAGCCTGATCGCGCTGGCGTTCCTACACGCGGCGTTCGTACTGCCCGTCGGGGTCTGGATCCTGCGCTCGGCGATGGACGGCGTACCGGCCGAGGTTCGTGAAGCTGCCCTGATCGACGGGTGCGGGCACGTGTCCGTGCTTCGTCGCATCGTCCTGCCGCTCACGGTGCCGGCCGTGATTGCCGTCGGCATCGTCGCCTTCTTCGCCAGCTGGGGCGAGTACCTGTTCGCCGTGACGATGATCTCCGATTCCGACAAATACCCGGCCTCGGTCGGTCTGGCTACGCTCATCGGGCAACTGGACACCCCGGTGCAGCAGCTCCTGGCCGGTGGCCTGGTCTACGCACTGCCGCCGGTGGTGCTGTTCGTCCTCGTCCAGCGGCACATCGTCGCGGGGCTGACGGCCGGGGCGGTGAAGGGGTGA